The following is a genomic window from Clostridium fungisolvens.
TGGCTCCGTATAATGTGCCTGGTCCAAGTTTAACCTGCCCGTTGGTCATATCCTCAACCTTTTGCATTATTCCATATCCATGCATAGTCTCTGCTAAAGATAAGAGTATATAGTATGTAGCCTCTGTCAAAGGAATATATTTCTTAGCATTTTTCATTTACTTCAGGTCATCCCCTTCGTTAGTAGATATTATATCGCCTTCCGATATATCGTATACTGATATATTATTCCATTTTTTTCATGTTGTCAATGATTTTTCATAATAAATAGGTCGTTAAACCTAGCACAAAATTTATGTATTTTCTTAGTAAAGCAAAAAAATAGAAGCTACTTCTAGCCTCTATTTTGTATTAACACTTCTTATTATTTTTCTTATAGCACTTCGTGGAGCAACCCTTAACGCTTGAATCATAAACTTATTTTTAAGTCCAGGTATAACAATTAGTTTTCCTTTAAGATAATTTTTATAACCTATATATGCTACAGTTTCAGCATCCATCATATATTTTTTAGCTTTTTCAGACTTCATAACTTCTGCACGGCTTTGAAAATTAGTCTTTACAGGTCCAGGACAAAGTGCTGTTATTTTTACATTAGTATCCTTAAGCTCTTCTCCTAAAGCTTCAGTTAATGATAATACATAAGCTTTGGTTGCATAATAAACAGACATCTTAGGCCCTGGTACAAATGCTGCTGTAGATGCCACGTTTAAAATCCCACCCTTATCTAATTCAATAATTCTAGGAAGAAAGCTTTTAGTAAGTCTAGTTAATGCATATATATTAACCTTAATCATATCTAAATCTTTTTCTGTATCAACTTCATGAAAATGTCCAAAAGAACCAAAACCCGCATTGTTCACTAAGTTTTCCACAGTTAAGTTATTTTCATCAACAAATTTAATTACTTTTTCCACATAAGCTTCTAGTTTTAAATCTGCTTCTACAGAATGAACCTTTATAGAATTTATTTCTTCAAGCTCAGCTTTTACTTTCTTTAATCTTTCCGTATCTCTTCCAACTATAATTAAGTTATTTTTGTCTTTTGCAAAAAGCTTAGCTAATTCATAGCCTATACCAGAGGTTGCTCCAGTTATTAACGTATAATTATTCTTCATTATTTCTCTCCAGTTTCGATATGAGAATTCTTTCTAGGATTCCAACTTCAACTATTAATTTATACATGCCCGAAAATCCCCAAAAGCCGGGATTTTCGAACAAGTATAAATCAAGTTTTCGTAGTGGAATCCTTTATTCATATCTCATTTTGATATGAGGAATTCCTGCCTCCATGTAAACCTCAGATTTTCTCTTAAATCCTAAACCTTCGTATAAATTTACTACATACTCTTGCGCTGATAATGTTATATTATCTTCATCCAATTCACTTTTTATAAATTCAATTGCTCTTACCATCATCTTATTAGCAAGTCCAATCCTTCTGTGACTTCCTGTAACCAGCACACGACCTATAGAAGGGTCTTTGTATGCTACTCCAGCCTTAAGAATCCTACAGTAAGCAACTACTCTCCCACTATCCATTGCAAAAAGATGATAACAATCTTTATCCCTATCATCCAAATCCTGCTCCTTAACTTCCTGTTCGCCTATAAATACTTCGTTTCTCGATTTTACGATTTCATAAAGTTCTTCTATAGTTAAATCCCTAAAATGTTTTATAATCCACTCCATTTTATTTCTCCTTTTAAAGTTATTGAATTTATCTTTCCACATTAAATATTGTTGCTAAAATTAATTTTATCGGACTAATATTATTGAAATTAAGATGTTACTACGGAGATACTATATGAACAAACAGTTAGAATAGTTATGTTAAATATTATTGTTAAAATTAAGTGGTTATGCAGGAGATGCTATATGAGCGAGCTATTAGAATTAAATGATTTTTTCAGATGGAATAGCGTTTAAAAAATGTACTGTTCGAACGTAGTGAGTTTACATTTTTAGCTATGGAATATGACAAAATCATATTAATTCTTTGCGTAGGCTCATTAAAGCATTGGATGAATAACCACTTAATTTTACACATTGCTTTAACAGTTCCGAGGGTTAAAGTATCGGATGTAGTGACATCTTAATTTCATCATAGTCATAGAACACAAAAAATTTATTATATCCTATTTTACTAATTTTTTGTTAGTAATTCTATAGCTTAGTGTAACTCTCTTTTTATTCTAGTTTAAATAGCTGAGATTAATCAAATAATAACTTTGAAAGGAGTGTTGATTATGGGTAAGAGAAAAGGTATGCATGAAAAACAAATGGAGTCTGCAAGAAAGTTCCTTGAACATAATGTTGGTATAACTGAAATAATGAATCAAACAGGACTATCTCAAGAGGACGTATTAAAAGAAAAACATAATATGGAGAGAAGAGCTGACGATTAATTTATTACTTCCTGATATCAATGATAGATATCAGGAAGTATATTATTATATAAATAAAGTATTTTAATAAAAAACTACTTAAAAAATATTTAAATGCTGAGTTTACATACTGTTTAGATATATATAACTATAATATTATCCATTGACTATATTGCCACCATTAACATGTATAGTTTGACCTGTTATATATGATGCATCATTAGAAGCTAAGAACACATAAGCTTGAGCTAATTCTACTGGTTGACCTGCTCTGCCCATAGGTGTATCTGATCCAAAGCTTTTAACATCTTCTCCGGAAAAACTTGCAGGTATAAGTGGTGTCCATATTGGGCCTGGTGCAACTGAATTAACTCTTATTCCTGTCTTTGCAAGACTCTGGGATAGTGCTCTTGTGAAGCTTACCAAAGCTCCCTTGGTTGATGAATAATCTATTAAGGTTTCATTACCCTTATAAGCTGTAATGGAAGTGGTATTGATTATATTCCCTCCACATTTTAAATGTGGCAAAACTGCCTTGCTCATATAAAACGCTCCAAATACATTAGTTCTAAAGGTTTTTTCTAGTTGATCTGCACTTATATCCTTAAGACTATTTTGTACATGTTGTTCTGCTGCATTATTAACTAAGATGTCAATTTTGCCCCATTGATCCATTACCTTCTTTACTACTTGACCACAGAAATCCTCATAGCCTATATCTCCACTTATAAGCATACATTGAGCTCCACATTTATCTATTATGCCCTTTGTTTCTTCTGCATCATCTTCTTCATGTAAGTATACTATGGCAACTTTAGCACCTTCTTTTGCAAAAGCTATAGAAACTGCTCTTCCTATACCACTATCTCCACCGGTTATTATAGCTACTTTATCTTTTAATCTATTAGAGGATAGATTATATCCTTCCATTTCAAAGATTGGTCTTGGATTCATTTCATTTTCAAAGCCTGGCTGCCTATCTTGGTGCTGTGGTGGAAAACTAGTTGGGAACTTATGATTTTTATCCATTTATATCACCTCTAAAAATTATTTATAATTGCTATATAAGTCTTAATTATTATTCCTTTTAGCTTAAATTTTTATCCTTTTCATAAAATGTTTAATCATTGAATTTCATATTACTTAATCCTTTATTACAGAATAATTCTAGTATATAGACATATAAATATAGAAAAAATATATTTGTAGAAAGGAGTGATATAAGTGGAATATAAAAGAATACTCGATAGCGGTGATTTAAAATCCAGAATAGAGAATACTATAACTGAATTTTATTGGGTTAATAAGATAGACATTAATGCTAAAAATGATCCTTTTTCTGCAATTGTATATGTAGATCCTAAGCTAGTACAATATGATGAGGTGCTTGAATTCATACACTTTCTAGGTGATGAAGAAGACACTGCAAGATGTACAATATGTGATACTCGAGCAGTAATGTCATTAAGAGAAGGTTTTGAAAGTGGAAAAGAATTCGAATATCTTATAGGATTGAATGAACTTAAAACAATACTTACTAGATCCTATGACTTACCTGATAGTAAATTCATAGATGCTATAGTTAAAGTTCACGAAGATATCCATATATTGATAAAAGATAGAAAGCCATTACCAGTGTAATAGTATTTAATATATTTTTAAAATTATAAAGTGTGAGTGTCAATATAAAATGACCGCTCACACTTTAATTATTTTCATGATATTATTTTTAGAAGTTCTTAGCAGCTTCTTTTGCATTTTCTATAGCTGCATTTTTAATTTCTTCAGCTTTGTCTGGAGCATAGTTTGCACCTTCAACTATTACAGATGAATAGTCTGTAATTCCGAAGAAACCAAGAACAGATTTTATATATCTATCTCCTAGCTCGAACTCAGCAGTTGGTCCATAACTATATATTCCGCCTCTAGCTTGTATGTGTATAGCTTTTTTACCACTTAATAAACCTACTGATCCGCTTTCAGTATATTTAAAAGTCTTTCCAGCTACCGATACAGCATCAATGTAAGCTTTTAGCATTGGAGGAATTCCAAAGTTCCAAAGTGGCGATACAAATACATATTTGTCTACCTTTATAAATTCATCAACTAGGGCACCTAGAGTTCCTACCTTTTGTTGCTGCTCTAGTGAAAGTTCATTAAAGGCTACTCCACCTGCTAGTTTTCCCCAAGCTTCAAAAACATCTTCATCTATAAGAGGTATATTATCCTTATAAACATCTATATTAACAACTTCATCGTTAGGGTTAACCTTTTTATATTCCTCAATAAATTCTTTTGCTACAGTTAAGCTGTATGAAGCCTTAACTGGTTTTGGATTTGCAGTAATAAATAAAACTTTTGACATAATTAAATCATCCTTCCTTATACTAAATATATATTTTCTAAACTCTAATAATATGCTTGTATTTTGATACTAAATTTTATATAATTATTATACTTAATTAATAATTATTATCAGCTTACTTTATGTAACTATATTAATATATCATACTTACTTTTGTCAAGTATATATGATAAAATAAATTTGGGAGATGATTATTATGGATAAGTGTCAACTTTGCCCTAAGTTTGAAGCAGCCTTTTCCCTACTTGGTAAAAGGTGGTCTGGCTTAATAATAAGAACTTTACTAAGTGGTCCAAAGAGATTTTCAGATATATCCGAAACAATTCCTAATATGAGTGCAAGAATGCTTACAGAGCGCTTTAAGGAATTAGAAAAGGAAGGTATCATAAAGAGAACCGTATATCCTGAAATCCCAGTAAGGATAGAATATGAGCTTACTGACAAAGGAAGAGATCTTGAAACAGCAATGGATGAAATTCAGAAATGGGCTGAAAAATGGAGTTAAATCGGCAGGTTACTGCCGATTTTCCATTTAAATTCATTTATCTTTATCGTATATAATTTTATTATCAGAAGTTATTAAATTTAGATTTACTAGTATAACCTTAAGCACTGCATACACTGGTACTACTGCAAAAGCACCTAATGGACCAATTAAAGTAGCGGCAGCTATAACCAAAAATATATCGGTCAGTGGATGTATCTTCATTGCTTTTGACATTATTAAAGGAACCACAATTCTTCCTTTAACCCCTTGTGCAATCATAAATAATACTGTAAGCTTTATTATCATATGAAGACCAACACTTATGGCAATAATATACGGTATTATCATTGAAACAAAGAATCCCACAAAAGGAATAAAGGCTAATATAAATGTAGTTGAAGCTAAGATAAGAGCACTAGGCATTCCTACTACTTTATATCCTATATATACCATAACTGATAAAGATAATGCTACACAAGCCTGACCAGTAACATAGGAAGATAGTACCTTATTACTTTCGCTCATAATTGAGGACACCTTATCTTTATACCTATCTGGAACTAACTTGATAATACTTCCTGTAAACCTTAATCCATCCTTTAGAAGGTAAAATATTATTACAAGTATAAGTAATAATACAGAAAACAAATTCATTGCGTAACTAAATACTCTCATACCTCTCTTTCCAAGCATGTATAAATATGTTTCTACATATCTCACAATCTTTTCATAAACCCATCCAAGATCTAAGTTTTTTGTAAAATAATCATTAAAGCCCTTTATTAATGAATCACTCTGCAAAGTATTTGATACTTTTGAGATAAGCATCTGAAATTCTCTTATCAAACGCGATCCTAAAAACACAAAAAATCCAGATAGTACTATAACTGTAATTATTAAAGTCAACATAGCCGCAATCCCGTTTTTTGTACCCTTTTTTAAAAGGAAATCATTTAATGGTTTTACTAGATAAAAAAAGAATACTCCTATAATTACTGGTACAAGTACAACCTTTGCAATTTTATGGGCAAAAATTATTAGTGTTGGTACTTTGCTATAAAGAAATATCGCTAGTAAAACTAAATTTATTATTAAAAGATTATATATTATTTTTTTCCTCTTCATAATTTTCTCCTAAAGTTTTTATAGTTTAACTAATATTAGTGTTTTCCATAGCTTTAGTTTGTATGCCTAGTAATATTTATAAATAGTTTCATGTATCATAAATATAACAATCATCTATTTTAAAAAAACAAAAAGGAAGACTACTTATCATAGTCTTCCTTATATAAAGGGTGAGATTATTATTCACGAAGATCCGGGGAGATCTTGCTTAAAATTTAAGGGGATACTTAAATTTTCGTATACTGCATGAGATTAATACTTAATTTTTAATTATTGTGCTAGGAACATAGCCATATCATCATCAACATTTGTTATTCCACCGATACCAAAGTTCTTAACTAAAACATTAGCAACATTTGGTGAAAGGAATGCTGGTAGAGTTGGTCCTAAATGTATATTCTTAACTCCTAAGTATAGTAATGATAACAATACTATAACAGCTTTTTGTTCATACCAAGCTATGTTGTATGATATTGGTAACTCGTTAATATCAGCTAATCCGAATACTTCTTTAAGCTTTAATGCTATTAATGCTAATGAGTATGAGTCATTACATTGTCCAGCATCTAGAACTCTTGGAATTCCTCCGATATCACCTAAGTTTAACTTGTTATACTTGTATTTAGCACATCCAGCTGTAAGGATTACTGTATCCTTTGGAAGTTTTTCAGCAAATTCTGTGTAGTAGTTTCTGCTCTTAGCTCTTCCGTCACAACCAGCCATTACGAAGAATCTCTTTATAGCTCCACTCTTAACTGCATCAACAACTTTATCTGCTAAAGCAAATACTTGTTCATGAGCGAATCCACCGATGATTTCTCCTGTTTCTATTTCAGTTGGTGAAGGTAATTTCTTAGCTTGTTCTATTAATGCTGAGAAATCCTTTATTCCATTTGCATCAGCATCTATGTGCTTAACCCCTGGGAATCCAGTTACACCTGTAGTGTATATTCTATCCTTGTATGAATCTTTTGGAGTAACTATACAGTTTGTAGTCATAAGTATTGGTCCATTGAACTTTTCGAACTCTTCATTTTGTTTCCACCAAGCATTTCCGTAGTTTCCTGCAAAGTGAGTGTACTTCTTGAATGCTGGATAGTAGTGAGCTGGAAGCATTTCACTGTGAGTATAAACGTCTACTCCAGTACCTTCTGTTTGCTCAAGTAATTGTTCTAAATCTCTTAAATCATGTCCACTTATTAATATACCAGGGTTATTTCTAACTCCTATATTAACCTTAGTTATTTCAGGATTTCCATAAGTCTTAGTGTTAGCAGTATCTAATAATGCCATACCTGAAACACCAACTTCACCAGCTTTTAAAGCTAATGCTACATAATCATCAACTGTTTTTGTATCATCTAGTAATTCAGCTAATGCTTGAGCCATGAAAGCAACAACTTCATCATTTTCAAATCCTAATGCTCTAGCTTGCTTTACGTAAGCTGACATACCTTTTAATCCGTAAGTTGTTAATTCTCTTAATGATCTTATATCTTCATCCTTTGTTGAAAGAACACCTACAGTTTCAGCTTTTTCATTGAACTCATCAATGTTAGTTGAGAACCAAGTTGTTGCTTCTGGAAGCTTGCTTTCTTCTTCTCTCTTTAATCCAACGAAAGAAAGTATCTTAGTTAACCAGCTTTCATTTGTTACTCCAACATTTCCGCCTGCTTTAGCTACTTCAGCCTTTAGCTCTTCTCTTAAAGCTAAACCTTCTCTTATTCTTGATATAAATACATCTCTATCAAAGTTTGCGTTTGTTATTGTTGCAAATAAACTATCAACTATGAAGTTGTCAGCTTTCTTACTTGTAACTCCAACTTTTCTTCCTTCATTGTTTACTACTGCAAGACCTTTAACAACATATATCAATAAATCTTGTGATTTTGCTACATCTTCAGTCTTACCACATACACCTTTTATTGTACATCCTTTGCAGCCAGCTGCTTCTTGACATTGATAACAAAACATACTCATGAACGTAACCTCCGATTAATTTATTTATTTAAAATTTTTCGTACCATCTTCCGTATGACTAATTGAAGTGGCATTTATTTGTTTGATCTCTTCTCTACATTTCAAATTATACTAATTTACTCTACATTAATCGGTAACTTAAGTTACGAAATAAAAACTTTTTATAATTTTTATAAAAAAGTTTTGTTTATTTATTTCAAAATATACTGCCAACATAGGCATATCGCCATTTTAGCATAAGTTTATAACCTTAAATAGTAAAACTCCCAGTCTTTCAAATGCTTTATATTAGCATTTATATACTGAGAGTTTTATTATAAATTTATTAACTAGTTTCTTTCTAGTATCAGTTTATGTTTAAGAATATTATTGAAGTTTAGCTAATTCTACTGCAAGCTTAGCTGCAACTTCTGCATTATTAAACACAAGCTTAATATTTGAATCTAAAGATGCTCCACCTGTAATCTCTTTAACTTTAGCAAGTAAGAATGGTGTGCTTTCTTTTCCTTTTATTCCTTTTTCCTTTGCTTCTTTTAGTGCATTCTCTATAGCATTATTTATAGTGTCATAATCCATTTGATATTGCTCATGTATAGGGTTAGCTATTACTACTCCGCCATTTAGTCCAAGATCCCATTTAGCCTTTATTGCTTCAGCAAGTTCCTTTTCATCTTCTACTTTGTAATCAACTCCAAAGCCACTTTTTCTTGTATAGAAAGCAGGAAGCTCTTCAGTCTTAAATCCAACTACAGGAACCCCATAAGTTTCTAAATATTCTAATGTTAAACCTATATCAAGTATTGATTTAGCACCTGCACAAACAACAGCTACATTTGTATGAGCAAATTCTTGTAAATCTGCTGATATATCAAAGGTTTCTTGAGCTTCTCTGTGTACTCCTCCGATTCCACCTGTGGCAAATACTTTTATACCAGCTAAAGCTGCTATTATCATAGTGGAAGCAACTGTTGTAGCTCCATCAGCTTTTTTAGCTATTATGAAAGGTATATCTCTTCTTGAAGTCTTTATAACATTTCCTGCTTTACCTAAGTGATCTATTTCAGCTTCTGTTAAACCAACTTTTAATACTCCACCTAATATAGCTATTGTAGCTGGTACAGCTCCATTATCTCTTATAATTTGTTCCACTGCTAATGCAGTTGAAACATTTTGTGGGTATGGCATACCATGTGATATTATAGTAGATTCTAAAGCTACTACTGGTTTACCTTCTTCTAAAGCTTTTTTAACCTCTGGATTAATGTCTAAATATTTTTCTAACATAATTAAAATTCCTCCTCAATTAACTTATATATATTATCCACTGTAATATTAGGGTTTATAGTATCTTCATGACTAAGTGCAAGTATCGCTGCTGCATTACCGAATATAGCCTTTTGTTTTATACTCAAATCATTGAGTTCTCCATATACAAGTCCGGCCATAAATGCATCTCCAGCTCCAGTTGCATTTACTACTTTTATAGCTTTTCCTTCAATGTATCCATCTTGTTTTCCATCAGTATAATAAGTTCCCTTTGAACCAAGACTTATAAATACATTTTTCACTCCTGCATCTATGAAATATCTCCCAACCTTTTTCAAACTACTGTCATCTTCTATTTTTATACCACTTAAGATTTCAGCCTCTAACTTATTAGGTTTTATAGTGTGAAATACCCCTATTATATCTTTAACCTTCATGGATTTTGCAGTAGAAACAGTGTCTAAGAATAATTTACTTTCTTTATAGTTACTTGCTATATATTTGATTACATCTTCATTGAGATTTGTGTCAATTACCGTAACTTCTGAATTCTCCAATACATGCTTTTTACTTATCAAATAATTAATATCAAGTTTTTCAATAACATCCATATGAGATATTGCAACAGCCATATCTCCAGTTTCATCTAGGATTGATAGATAAGAAGAGGTGCTTTGCCCTTGAGCCACCATTATCTCCTTAACATCCATTCCTATGTGTCTTCCTTCATCAATAATCTTTTGACCGTAAACATCCTCACCAACCACTGATAAAAATTTCGTATGGATTCCAAGTCTAACCATGTTTTCAGCAATATTTCTTCCAACTCCACCTAAAGAATGTTTAACCACACCTATATTAGAGTCTTTGTATATCAATTTACTGCTAGGAAAGCCTTGAATATCTATGTTGGCTCCGCCTACAACTGTAGCATATTGATTTTCCTTTACCACATATCCTTTTCCTAATATACTGCCTTTTTTTATTAAATTAGTTATATGCACTGCTGCTGAAGACCTAGTAATACCTAAGATATTAGCTAATTCTTTTTGTGATATCATAGGATTTTTTCTTATTATCTGTAATATTTCTTGTTCTCTGTTCGTCATAGCACCACCCTAACATATGCTTATTTTATTAACTTTTGCTTACTTAAATCTTATCACTTATTTATATGGCTGTAAAGGTTTATATATATTAATTTTTTTAAATTTTCTTATATCCTGGTTTTAAATTTATACATGTTTATAGTATTTCTAACTCAAGTATTAACATCAAGATGAATATTTAATACTATATAAGTATAACCTTTAATGTTACACTTAATAAATGCTTTTTGTTCGTAAATATACGTGTTATTCTACCTAACATAAGTTGTGTTATAAAGGAGATTAATTTTATATGAAACACTATATAGATCAAGCAAAATCTGAAGTGAATCAATGGAAAGTTAAAGTTAATAAAAAACCAACAGTTATAGATAACCTAACTAGAAAAAGTCAACAAAAGATAAACAGTATACTTCCAGAAAAATACCACACTATCATGACAGAAGCTATAAAAAATATATCTAAAGCGGTTATATCCGGCTCAGAGTTTATAACAAAAAAAACATATAGTAACATGAGCTTTTATGATAGAGAAGAATTAGTAAGAAAGAAAATTGAAACATATAAAACCACAGCTATGCTAGAGGGGGCCGGAACAGGTGCCGGTGGCTTTTTGGTAGGTCTAGCTGATTTTCCACTTCTACTAACTATAAAATTCAAGTTTTTAT
Proteins encoded in this region:
- a CDS encoding SDR family NAD(P)-dependent oxidoreductase translates to MKNNYTLITGATSGIGYELAKLFAKDKNNLIIVGRDTERLKKVKAELEEINSIKVHSVEADLKLEAYVEKVIKFVDENNLTVENLVNNAGFGSFGHFHEVDTEKDLDMIKVNIYALTRLTKSFLPRIIELDKGGILNVASTAAFVPGPKMSVYYATKAYVLSLTEALGEELKDTNVKITALCPGPVKTNFQSRAEVMKSEKAKKYMMDAETVAYIGYKNYLKGKLIVIPGLKNKFMIQALRVAPRSAIRKIIRSVNTK
- a CDS encoding GNAT family N-acetyltransferase — translated: MEWIIKHFRDLTIEELYEIVKSRNEVFIGEQEVKEQDLDDRDKDCYHLFAMDSGRVVAYCRILKAGVAYKDPSIGRVLVTGSHRRIGLANKMMVRAIEFIKSELDEDNITLSAQEYVVNLYEGLGFKRKSEVYMEAGIPHIKMRYE
- a CDS encoding SDR family oxidoreductase, with amino-acid sequence MDKNHKFPTSFPPQHQDRQPGFENEMNPRPIFEMEGYNLSSNRLKDKVAIITGGDSGIGRAVSIAFAKEGAKVAIVYLHEEDDAEETKGIIDKCGAQCMLISGDIGYEDFCGQVVKKVMDQWGKIDILVNNAAEQHVQNSLKDISADQLEKTFRTNVFGAFYMSKAVLPHLKCGGNIINTTSITAYKGNETLIDYSSTKGALVSFTRALSQSLAKTGIRVNSVAPGPIWTPLIPASFSGEDVKSFGSDTPMGRAGQPVELAQAYVFLASNDASYITGQTIHVNGGNIVNG
- a CDS encoding FMN-dependent NADH-azoreductase; the protein is MSKVLFITANPKPVKASYSLTVAKEFIEEYKKVNPNDEVVNIDVYKDNIPLIDEDVFEAWGKLAGGVAFNELSLEQQQKVGTLGALVDEFIKVDKYVFVSPLWNFGIPPMLKAYIDAVSVAGKTFKYTESGSVGLLSGKKAIHIQARGGIYSYGPTAEFELGDRYIKSVLGFFGITDYSSVIVEGANYAPDKAEEIKNAAIENAKEAAKNF
- a CDS encoding winged helix-turn-helix transcriptional regulator; translated protein: MDKCQLCPKFEAAFSLLGKRWSGLIIRTLLSGPKRFSDISETIPNMSARMLTERFKELEKEGIIKRTVYPEIPVRIEYELTDKGRDLETAMDEIQKWAEKWS
- a CDS encoding AI-2E family transporter; its protein translation is MKRKKIIYNLLIINLVLLAIFLYSKVPTLIIFAHKIAKVVLVPVIIGVFFFYLVKPLNDFLLKKGTKNGIAAMLTLIITVIVLSGFFVFLGSRLIREFQMLISKVSNTLQSDSLIKGFNDYFTKNLDLGWVYEKIVRYVETYLYMLGKRGMRVFSYAMNLFSVLLLILVIIFYLLKDGLRFTGSIIKLVPDRYKDKVSSIMSESNKVLSSYVTGQACVALSLSVMVYIGYKVVGMPSALILASTTFILAFIPFVGFFVSMIIPYIIAISVGLHMIIKLTVLFMIAQGVKGRIVVPLIMSKAMKIHPLTDIFLVIAAATLIGPLGAFAVVPVYAVLKVILVNLNLITSDNKIIYDKDK
- the hcp gene encoding hydroxylamine reductase; amino-acid sequence: MSMFCYQCQEAAGCKGCTIKGVCGKTEDVAKSQDLLIYVVKGLAVVNNEGRKVGVTSKKADNFIVDSLFATITNANFDRDVFISRIREGLALREELKAEVAKAGGNVGVTNESWLTKILSFVGLKREEESKLPEATTWFSTNIDEFNEKAETVGVLSTKDEDIRSLRELTTYGLKGMSAYVKQARALGFENDEVVAFMAQALAELLDDTKTVDDYVALALKAGEVGVSGMALLDTANTKTYGNPEITKVNIGVRNNPGILISGHDLRDLEQLLEQTEGTGVDVYTHSEMLPAHYYPAFKKYTHFAGNYGNAWWKQNEEFEKFNGPILMTTNCIVTPKDSYKDRIYTTGVTGFPGVKHIDADANGIKDFSALIEQAKKLPSPTEIETGEIIGGFAHEQVFALADKVVDAVKSGAIKRFFVMAGCDGRAKSRNYYTEFAEKLPKDTVILTAGCAKYKYNKLNLGDIGGIPRVLDAGQCNDSYSLALIALKLKEVFGLADINELPISYNIAWYEQKAVIVLLSLLYLGVKNIHLGPTLPAFLSPNVANVLVKNFGIGGITNVDDDMAMFLAQ
- a CDS encoding pseudouridine-5'-phosphate glycosidase — its product is MLEKYLDINPEVKKALEEGKPVVALESTIISHGMPYPQNVSTALAVEQIIRDNGAVPATIAILGGVLKVGLTEAEIDHLGKAGNVIKTSRRDIPFIIAKKADGATTVASTMIIAALAGIKVFATGGIGGVHREAQETFDISADLQEFAHTNVAVVCAGAKSILDIGLTLEYLETYGVPVVGFKTEELPAFYTRKSGFGVDYKVEDEKELAEAIKAKWDLGLNGGVVIANPIHEQYQMDYDTINNAIENALKEAKEKGIKGKESTPFLLAKVKEITGGASLDSNIKLVFNNAEVAAKLAVELAKLQ
- a CDS encoding PfkB family carbohydrate kinase — protein: MTNREQEILQIIRKNPMISQKELANILGITRSSAAVHITNLIKKGSILGKGYVVKENQYATVVGGANIDIQGFPSSKLIYKDSNIGVVKHSLGGVGRNIAENMVRLGIHTKFLSVVGEDVYGQKIIDEGRHIGMDVKEIMVAQGQSTSSYLSILDETGDMAVAISHMDVIEKLDINYLISKKHVLENSEVTVIDTNLNEDVIKYIASNYKESKLFLDTVSTAKSMKVKDIIGVFHTIKPNKLEAEILSGIKIEDDSSLKKVGRYFIDAGVKNVFISLGSKGTYYTDGKQDGYIEGKAIKVVNATGAGDAFMAGLVYGELNDLSIKQKAIFGNAAAILALSHEDTINPNITVDNIYKLIEEEF
- a CDS encoding EcsC family protein; this translates as MKHYIDQAKSEVNQWKVKVNKKPTVIDNLTRKSQQKINSILPEKYHTIMTEAIKNISKAVISGSEFITKKTYSNMSFYDREELVRKKIETYKTTAMLEGAGTGAGGFLVGLADFPLLLTIKFKFLFDVASIYGFDVRDYKERLFILHVFQLAFSSKNHSNKIFSEIENWQEYSRSLPSDINEFDWKTFQQEYRDYIDLAKLLQMLPAVGAFVGAYVNSKLLDKLGETAMNCYRMRVIYK